Part of the Microbacterium sp. Clip185 genome is shown below.
CTCGAGGCGGCCATCACCGACCACACCGCCGCCGTGCTGATCGAGCCGATCCAGGGCGAGGCCGGTGTCATCGTGCCCCCCGCGGGTTACCTCGCCGCCGTGCGCGAGATCTGCACCCGCCGCGGGGTGCTGTTCATCGCCGACGAGATCCAGTCCGGTCTCGGGCGCACCGGCTACACGTTCGCGTGCGAGCGCGAGGGTGTCGTGCCCGACATGTACGTGCTCGGCAAGGCGCTCGGCGGCGGCATCCTTCCCGTGTCCGCCGTCGCGGCCGACGCGGCCGTGCTGGGTGTCATCCGTCCGGGCGAGCACGGCTCGACCTTCGGCGGCAACCCGCTGGCCGCGGCGGTGGGCCACCGCGTGGTCGAGATGCTCGCCACGGGTGAGTTCCAGCAGCGCGCGAAGGCCCTCGGCGAGCACCTCGAGATGCGGCTGAACGACCTCGTCGGTCACGGCGTGACGGCGGTGCGCGTCGCGGGACTCTGGGCCGGCGTGGACATCGACCCCGCGCAGGGCACCGCGCGCGAGGTCGCCGAGCGACTGCTCGGGCGCGGCGTGCTCGTGAAGGACACCCACGGTCAGACCATCCGCATCGCACCGCCGCTCGTGGTGCGCGCGACGGAGCTGGACTGGGCGATCGAGCAGCTGAAGCTCGTCCTCACCGCCTGACGCGCGGGCACGGGGACGCGCGATCCCCTGGGGCGCGCGACCTGTGCTCGCACGCGCCCGTGAGTTCATGCACAGGGTGCGCTGTGCACCCCTGCGTGTCTCACTTGTGCACGTTGGAGGGGCGTGAATCGTGCACGGGTGAGACACGGATGTGCGCGCGGCCCTGCGTGTCTCGGTTGTGCAGGATTCGGGGGCGCTGGGCGTGCATAAGTGAGACACGGATGCGGGTGTGGGGTGCGCGCGGCGCTGCGTGTCTCGGTTGTGCAGGATTCGGGGGCGTTGGGCGTGCATGAGTGAGACACGGATGCGCCGGGGCACGATGGGACGCGCGGGCGCGGGTTCCACGCAGTGGAAACGGACCATAGCCAGGGCGGGACGCATCCGCGATGATGGGGGCATGGCGATGGCGCTGGAGGGTACGTCCGACGACGGCGCGCGCTCTCTGATCGACCGGGCCTTCGCCATCCTCGGCACCTTCCAGGGCGGGCGCGTGCGGCAGTCCCTCTCCGACATCTCCCGCCGTACCGGGCTACCGATCGCGACCTGTCACCGCATCGTGAAGCGTCTCACCGAGTGGGGCGCGCTGGAGCGCGACGGCGACGGGCGCTACAACATCGGGTTGCGGCTCTGGGAGACGGCGTCGCTCGCGCCGCGGTCGGTCGGGCTGCAGCGGCTCGCCCGGCCCTACCTGCTCGACCTATACGAGACGACGGGCTACGCGGCGCACCTCGCGATCCGCGAGGGGCTGGAGCTCGTCTCGATCGAGCTGCTGCAGAGCCCCCGGCGCCAGGCCCCGAGGCCCCGCGTCGGAAACAGGTATCCCCTGCACGCGACCGCGATCGGCCTCGTGCTCCTCGCGCACGCTCCTGAGGAGGTGCGGGAGGAGGTCCTCTCGCGCCCGCTCACCGCATTCACCTCGCGCACCTACACCGACCCGGTCCTGCTCGAGCGCCTGCTCGCCGACATCCGCCGCAGCGGCTACGCCGTCAGCGACCGGCAGGTGGACAACGTGCACATCAGCGTGGCCGCCCCCGTCTACGCCGCAGACGGCTCCGTCGTCGCCGCCTGTTCGCTGGCTCTGACCGAGCAGGATGTGGACGGCAAGAACATGATCCACCTCGTGCGTCTGACGGCGACCTCCATCTCCCGTCAGCTCGCCGCCGCCGGATACGCCCGCCCGGAGACCTGACCCTCAGCGCGTGAAAGCACTGAGACCGGTGACGGCGCGCCCCACGATTAGGGCATTCATCTCCCGCGTCCCCTCGAACGTGTAGAGCGCCTCGGCGTCGGCGAAGAAGCGGGCGACGTCGTTGTCGACGCGGATGCCCTCGGCGCCGCAGATCTCCCGAGCAAGGGCGACCGTCTCGCGGGCGTGGTCGGCGGCCCAGCCCTTCACGAGCGCCGCCTGCATCTCGTCCGCGCCGCCGTTGTGGCGGGCGTCGGTGATGGCGACGGCCAGCGCGAGTGTCGCGGTCGCGTTGCCCAGCATCCGCGACAGCTTCTCCTGCACGAGCTGGAAGCCGGCGATCGGCCGCCCGAACTGCCGCCGGCGCATCGCGTACGCCAGCGCCGCCTCGTACGCCCCGATCTGGAGCCCTGCCGCATTCCACGCGACGACGAACCGCAGGTCGGCGAGGATCGCGGCGAGATCGGCGAACGAGTCGATGCGCTGCAGTCGGTCGCGCTCGGGCACACGCACGTCGCGCAGCTCGATGTCGCCGTTGCGCACCATCCGCAGCGCGATCTTGCCCGTCACGTCGCGCACCGTCACGCCCCCGGCCTCCCGCGGCACGAGGAACGCCTTCACCCGATCGTCGGCGGTGTCGCGGGCGACCACGACGATCACCTCCGACAGCGCCGCGTTGCCGATCCACCGCTTGTGCCCATGGATGCGCCACGTGTCGCCCTCGCGGGTCGCCGTGGTCTCGAGCCCACCGGCCACGTCGGAGCCGTGGTCGGGCTCGGTGAGCGCGAAGCATCCGGTGAGAGCGAACGAACGGATGCGGGGATCCCACCGTTCGACCTGCTCGGGGGAGCCGCCCCGGCGTACGAGCGTGCGGAACATGCCGACCTGCCCGCCGTAGAGGGTGCCGATCGACATGTCGAAGCGGGCGAGCTCGAGGTGGCGGAAGCCCACGTACAGCGGCCGCGGCTCGCCGTCTGCGCCGAGGATCGCGGGATCGTCCTCGAGATGCAGCGCCGCGATCTCCTGGCGGAGGTGAGCGGGGCAGTGCGCGTCCTCCCACCAGGTGGCCAGGTGCGGTCGGGCGCTGCGCTCCAGCAGCTCCCGCAACGCGGTGAGCTTGGCTGCTTCGGCGTCCGTGAGCCGCCCGGCGTAGCCGAAGACGTCGGTGGGTGCCGCCGTCACGACAGTCCCAGCAGCCGTGCCGCGTTCTGCTTGACGATCATCTCGTGCACGTCCGCGGGGAGATCGAGCGTCTGCACGTCGTTCAGCCACCGGTCGGGGGTGAGGGCGGGCATGTCGGAGCCGAAGAGCATCTTGTGCTTCAGATACGTGCGCGCCGCCCGCACGAGCGCGGGCGAGAAGTACTTCGGCGACCAGCCGGACAGATCGATCCACGTGTTGAGCTTGTGGGTGGCGATCGAGAGCGCCTCGTCCTGCC
Proteins encoded:
- the rocD gene encoding ornithine--oxo-acid transaminase; translated protein: MSVLDTTTSDIITAEDAHLAHNYHPLPVVISRGEGSWVTDVEGKRYLDLLSAYSALNFGHLHPAIVAVAQEQLTRLTLTSRAYHNDQLGVFAAALAELCGKDLVLPMNTGAEAVETAIKVARAWAYRVKGVPAGAAEIVVAGGNFHGRTTTIVGFSDDPEARGDFGPFTPGFVAVPFGDAAALEAAITDHTAAVLIEPIQGEAGVIVPPAGYLAAVREICTRRGVLFIADEIQSGLGRTGYTFACEREGVVPDMYVLGKALGGGILPVSAVAADAAVLGVIRPGEHGSTFGGNPLAAAVGHRVVEMLATGEFQQRAKALGEHLEMRLNDLVGHGVTAVRVAGLWAGVDIDPAQGTAREVAERLLGRGVLVKDTHGQTIRIAPPLVVRATELDWAIEQLKLVLTA
- a CDS encoding IclR family transcriptional regulator, encoding MAMALEGTSDDGARSLIDRAFAILGTFQGGRVRQSLSDISRRTGLPIATCHRIVKRLTEWGALERDGDGRYNIGLRLWETASLAPRSVGLQRLARPYLLDLYETTGYAAHLAIREGLELVSIELLQSPRRQAPRPRVGNRYPLHATAIGLVLLAHAPEEVREEVLSRPLTAFTSRTYTDPVLLERLLADIRRSGYAVSDRQVDNVHISVAAPVYAADGSVVAACSLALTEQDVDGKNMIHLVRLTATSISRQLAAAGYARPET
- a CDS encoding acyl-CoA dehydrogenase family protein; translation: MTAAPTDVFGYAGRLTDAEAAKLTALRELLERSARPHLATWWEDAHCPAHLRQEIAALHLEDDPAILGADGEPRPLYVGFRHLELARFDMSIGTLYGGQVGMFRTLVRRGGSPEQVERWDPRIRSFALTGCFALTEPDHGSDVAGGLETTATREGDTWRIHGHKRWIGNAALSEVIVVVARDTADDRVKAFLVPREAGGVTVRDVTGKIALRMVRNGDIELRDVRVPERDRLQRIDSFADLAAILADLRFVVAWNAAGLQIGAYEAALAYAMRRRQFGRPIAGFQLVQEKLSRMLGNATATLALAVAITDARHNGGADEMQAALVKGWAADHARETVALAREICGAEGIRVDNDVARFFADAEALYTFEGTREMNALIVGRAVTGLSAFTR